Proteins encoded by one window of Sediminicoccus rosea:
- a CDS encoding TetR/AcrR family transcriptional regulator: MSALSPRAEATRARILDAALAEFAAHGLAGARVDEIAARAGANKRMLYAYFGAKEDLWLAVLEAAYAAKRAEEEQVEVSHLPPAEAMARLVAFNLRYTARHPEFVALLNQENIHRAAYLRRSADVPALYSPLTQRLREVLARGAAAGIFRRDADPLQLYLSIVALGHFTVANMHTLSTIFGTDLGSEAALDAREAHVVAMVLGYLRP; this comes from the coding sequence GTGAGCGCGCTTTCCCCCCGCGCCGAGGCGACGCGCGCGCGCATTCTCGATGCCGCGCTGGCGGAATTCGCCGCGCATGGCCTGGCGGGCGCGCGGGTGGACGAGATCGCGGCGCGGGCGGGTGCGAACAAGCGCATGCTCTACGCCTATTTCGGCGCGAAGGAAGATCTCTGGCTGGCCGTGCTCGAGGCCGCCTATGCCGCCAAGCGCGCGGAGGAGGAGCAGGTCGAGGTCTCGCACCTTCCGCCGGCTGAGGCGATGGCGCGGCTGGTCGCCTTCAACCTGCGCTACACGGCGCGGCACCCGGAATTCGTGGCGCTGCTGAACCAGGAGAACATCCACCGTGCCGCCTATCTGCGCCGCTCGGCCGATGTGCCGGCGCTCTATTCGCCGCTGACGCAACGCCTGCGCGAGGTGCTGGCGCGCGGTGCCGCGGCCGGGATCTTCCGGCGCGATGCGGACCCTTTGCAGCTCTACCTCTCCATCGTGGCGCTGGGCCATTTCACGGTGGCGAACATGCACACCCTCTCCACCATCTTCGGCACCGACCTGGGCAGCGAGGCGGCGTTGGATGCGCGGGAGGCGCATGTGGTGGCCATGGTGCTGGGCTATCTGCGGCCTTGA
- a CDS encoding NAD(P)/FAD-dependent oxidoreductase produces the protein MLPPSLYAETAIPAMPTPPLAGETRAEVCIIGGGFTGLSCALHLAEAGRDVILIEAEEPGWGASGRNGGQVNPGLKPDPDQVIADHGEDLGGRMLELSYGAPDAVFDLIRRHQILCEARQEGTIRAAIDGSNAEDVRRTAEQCAKRGWPVEYLDAAAIAKLTGTTRYAGAMLDRRGGDVQPLSYARGLARAAMQAGARVHGKTPATSLAEAAGAWCVTTPQGAITAAHVVLATNGYTGDLWPGLRQSVVPVFSSIAATAPLDEAVARKIMPLRASLYEAGNITVYYRLDQQNRLLMGGRGPQRPISDTQPIQYLKDYALRLWPEIKGVAWTHGWNGQLAMTKDHYPHLHEPTPGLLAGLGYNGRGVAMGTAMGRQLARRILGERVDMPVTPIRPIAFHRFWRIGVAAKVLEGRLRDRLGL, from the coding sequence ATGCTGCCGCCGAGCCTCTATGCCGAGACCGCCATCCCCGCGATGCCGACGCCGCCTCTGGCCGGCGAGACGCGCGCCGAGGTCTGCATCATCGGCGGCGGCTTCACCGGCCTCTCCTGCGCGCTGCATCTGGCGGAAGCGGGGCGCGACGTCATCCTGATCGAGGCGGAGGAGCCGGGCTGGGGTGCCTCCGGCCGCAATGGCGGCCAGGTGAATCCCGGCCTGAAGCCCGACCCGGACCAGGTGATCGCCGATCACGGTGAGGATCTGGGTGGGCGCATGCTGGAACTCTCCTACGGCGCGCCGGATGCCGTCTTCGACCTGATCCGTCGCCACCAGATCCTGTGCGAGGCGCGGCAGGAGGGCACGATCCGTGCCGCCATTGATGGCAGCAACGCCGAGGATGTGCGCCGCACCGCCGAGCAATGCGCGAAGCGCGGCTGGCCCGTGGAGTATCTGGATGCCGCCGCCATCGCGAAGCTGACGGGCACCACGCGCTATGCGGGTGCCATGCTCGACCGGCGCGGCGGCGATGTGCAGCCGCTCTCCTATGCGCGGGGCCTGGCGCGTGCGGCGATGCAGGCGGGCGCGCGGGTGCATGGAAAGACGCCCGCCACCTCGCTTGCGGAGGCAGCGGGCGCGTGGTGCGTGACCACGCCGCAGGGCGCCATCACGGCCGCGCATGTGGTGCTCGCCACCAATGGCTATACGGGCGATCTCTGGCCCGGGCTGCGGCAGAGTGTGGTGCCGGTCTTCAGTTCCATCGCCGCCACGGCGCCGCTGGATGAGGCCGTGGCGCGAAAGATCATGCCGCTGCGCGCCTCGCTCTATGAGGCCGGGAACATCACCGTCTATTACCGGCTGGATCAGCAGAATCGCCTGCTCATGGGCGGGCGTGGCCCGCAGCGGCCGATCAGCGACACGCAGCCCATCCAATACCTGAAGGACTACGCGCTGCGCCTTTGGCCGGAGATCAAGGGTGTGGCCTGGACGCATGGCTGGAACGGTCAACTCGCCATGACGAAGGATCATTACCCGCATCTGCATGAGCCCACGCCGGGCCTGCTGGCGGGCCTCGGCTATAACGGCCGCGGCGTGGCCATGGGCACCGCCATGGGGCGGCAATTGGCGCGGCGCATCCTGGGCGAGCGGGTGGACATGCCGGTCACGCCCATCCGTCCCATCGCCTTTCATCGCTTCTGGCGCATCGGCGTCGCGGCCAAGGTGCTGGAAGGCCGGCTGCGCGACCGCCTGGGCCTGTGA
- a CDS encoding amino acid ABC transporter ATP-binding protein has protein sequence MIEIDKLQKSFGTNRVLDGISLNIRQGQVVCVIGPSGSGKSTLLRCVNGLESYEGGEVRVLGRRVDRNSPEIRATRQQVTMVFQRFNLFPHRTALENVTEGPIYAAGEDRAAAERHARELLARVGLTGKESAYPSQLSGGQQQRVAIARALAMRPKAVLFDEPTSALDPELVGEVLTVMRDLAREGMTMAVVTHEMGFAREVADHVVFMDKGRVVEEGPPAEILTAPREPRTQDFLRRVLRPLE, from the coding sequence ATGATCGAGATCGACAAGCTGCAGAAATCCTTCGGCACGAATCGCGTACTGGATGGCATTTCGCTGAACATCCGCCAGGGCCAGGTGGTCTGCGTCATCGGGCCGTCGGGCTCGGGCAAGTCCACGCTGCTGCGCTGCGTGAACGGCCTCGAATCCTATGAGGGCGGCGAGGTGAGGGTGCTGGGCAGGCGGGTGGACCGTAACAGCCCCGAGATCCGCGCCACGCGCCAGCAGGTGACGATGGTGTTCCAGCGCTTCAACCTGTTTCCCCATCGCACCGCGCTGGAGAACGTGACCGAGGGCCCGATCTACGCCGCCGGCGAGGACCGTGCGGCGGCGGAGCGGCATGCGCGCGAATTGCTGGCCCGTGTGGGCCTGACCGGGAAGGAGAGCGCCTATCCCTCCCAGCTTTCGGGTGGCCAGCAGCAGCGTGTCGCGATCGCCCGCGCGCTCGCCATGCGCCCCAAGGCCGTGCTCTTCGACGAGCCGACCAGCGCGCTCGACCCCGAACTGGTGGGCGAGGTGCTGACCGTCATGCGCGACCTGGCGCGCGAGGGCATGACCATGGCCGTGGTGACGCATGAGATGGGCTTCGCGCGTGAGGTCGCGGATCACGTGGTCTTCATGGACAAGGGCCGCGTCGTCGAGGAAGGCCCTCCCGCGGAAATCCTCACCGCCCCGCGCGAGCCGCGCACGCAGGATTTCCTGCGCCGCGTCCTGCGCCCCCTGGAGTAG